In Phytoactinopolyspora mesophila, the following are encoded in one genomic region:
- a CDS encoding BTAD domain-containing putative transcriptional regulator: MRFSVLGPLAVWTAEGEPVAVPEAKVRALLASLLVNLGQPVSADRLIDHLWGAAPPARAINTLQTKVSQLRRVLESAAPDGRRVLVHQPAGYVLKVQPDALDAHRFHTLTARAREAREPQDRAEGLAAALSLWRGAALADFRDEPFAQAAITRLEEDRLVALEEQAEARLELGEHAQLAVELADLVALHPLRERLRAAHIRALYGGGRPSEALASYHNLRERLADELGLDPGAELVALQQSILRQDPALTPGAGTTGSPVSAPASESAAPAPGVPQAPELSQNSVPAPLTTIVGRAQAIDEIHDLLRGRRLITLTGPGGVGKTRLALAVAARLAGPGIGSSVASGGIWFAELAAVPRPAARAGHDTVADIADLIASTLGIRDDSGNAASATLPGASTLDRLARSLHGRDAVLVLDNCEHLIEPVAELAGRLLGSAPGLRILTTSREPLGVAGEHVQRVPPLELPAAAATDPEILESFSAMQLFVARAAAAAPGFALTAENAAEAAAICRRLDGIPLAIELAASRVPGLGVSELAARMDDRFQLLTAGKRGVPARQRTLRAMIDWSWELLEPTERTVLRRLAAHSGGATLASAEAVCADTVVPIQEVAPALARLVDQSLVVATQHDSETRYGLLESVATYCQERLAEAGEAMAAAGRQRRYYLELAEHAEAHLRDNEQCRWLRRLTLETANLRLAIDTAITENAVDDALRLVNALAWGWYLRGRRREAIRTLGRVLDMDATASAALTARARSWYAGLNALDRGQRSEPADAVLKLFDDTSDPEGRAYAHWLLGYAEYGFGNLALSERLADEALASFERSGHRWGTAASLVLKAAQAVFHGDLPAVLRYGEQAAAIFTQLGDGWGRLEAIDVLGTHAEITGDYEAAQALYEEGRGIAEYLEMWSEYSSMLSRMGRIALLLGDYARADHLHQQAADLAARHDDLPNEEMAGLGLALSARRQGHLDTAERHLLRWLEWNHQLEAHYGTSLIRAELGFVAELRGDAEAARIHHTQSLAGARSTGDPRAVALALEGLAGAASLDGHHTWAARLLGASTTLRERVGAPLPPAERTDVDRITARVRHSLGEPVFSEEFATGTELTPDDLV; the protein is encoded by the coding sequence ATGCGGTTCAGCGTTCTCGGGCCACTCGCGGTGTGGACGGCGGAGGGTGAGCCAGTCGCCGTACCCGAAGCAAAGGTGCGTGCCCTCCTGGCCAGCCTGCTGGTCAACCTCGGCCAGCCCGTTTCCGCCGACCGCCTGATCGACCACCTGTGGGGTGCCGCGCCTCCGGCCCGGGCCATCAACACGCTGCAGACCAAGGTCTCGCAGTTGCGCAGAGTGCTCGAATCAGCGGCACCGGACGGCCGCCGTGTGCTCGTACATCAACCGGCCGGCTATGTTCTGAAAGTGCAGCCCGACGCCCTGGACGCGCACCGCTTCCACACCCTGACAGCGCGGGCCCGGGAAGCCCGCGAGCCCCAGGATCGCGCGGAGGGTCTTGCCGCGGCGCTGTCGCTCTGGCGGGGTGCCGCGCTCGCCGACTTCCGCGACGAACCGTTCGCTCAGGCCGCCATCACGCGCCTCGAGGAGGACCGCCTGGTCGCGCTGGAAGAACAGGCCGAGGCCCGCCTCGAGCTCGGTGAGCATGCCCAGCTGGCCGTCGAACTCGCCGACCTCGTGGCGTTGCACCCGCTTCGCGAGCGGCTTCGGGCGGCCCACATCCGGGCGCTGTACGGTGGCGGCCGCCCCAGCGAAGCGCTGGCCAGCTACCACAACCTACGTGAACGTCTCGCCGACGAGCTCGGCCTGGATCCAGGCGCTGAGCTGGTTGCGCTCCAGCAATCGATCCTCCGACAAGACCCTGCCCTCACGCCCGGCGCGGGCACCACAGGGTCACCCGTATCCGCTCCGGCGAGCGAGTCAGCAGCTCCTGCCCCAGGTGTGCCGCAGGCGCCCGAACTATCCCAAAACAGCGTGCCGGCTCCGTTGACCACCATCGTGGGCCGTGCCCAAGCCATCGATGAGATCCACGACCTGCTCCGGGGCCGCCGGCTGATCACGCTGACCGGACCGGGCGGCGTCGGCAAAACCCGGCTCGCGCTGGCCGTGGCTGCCCGGCTGGCCGGGCCCGGCATCGGCTCCTCCGTCGCGTCTGGCGGTATCTGGTTCGCTGAGCTCGCCGCCGTCCCCAGGCCGGCCGCCCGAGCTGGCCACGACACCGTTGCCGACATCGCCGACCTGATCGCATCCACACTCGGCATCCGGGACGACTCCGGGAACGCCGCGAGCGCGACCCTCCCGGGCGCGAGCACCCTGGATCGACTAGCTCGCTCACTTCACGGCCGCGACGCCGTACTGGTGCTGGACAATTGCGAGCACCTCATCGAACCCGTGGCTGAGCTCGCCGGACGTCTCCTCGGCAGTGCCCCCGGGCTGCGTATCCTCACCACGAGCCGGGAACCTCTCGGCGTCGCCGGGGAACACGTCCAGCGAGTGCCGCCCCTGGAGCTTCCTGCCGCGGCAGCCACCGATCCAGAGATCCTAGAGTCGTTCAGTGCGATGCAGTTGTTCGTCGCCCGTGCGGCGGCTGCCGCGCCCGGCTTTGCGCTCACCGCCGAAAACGCCGCCGAGGCCGCCGCTATCTGCCGCCGGCTCGACGGCATACCACTGGCCATAGAACTCGCGGCCAGTCGAGTTCCCGGTCTCGGAGTCTCCGAGCTCGCAGCCCGCATGGACGACCGATTCCAGTTGCTGACGGCCGGAAAGCGAGGCGTTCCCGCACGTCAGCGCACCCTCCGGGCCATGATCGACTGGAGCTGGGAGCTCTTGGAGCCCACCGAACGCACGGTGCTGCGCCGGCTGGCCGCACATTCCGGCGGCGCGACGCTGGCTTCAGCGGAGGCCGTCTGCGCCGACACCGTCGTGCCCATACAGGAGGTCGCCCCGGCACTGGCCCGGCTGGTCGACCAGTCTTTGGTGGTCGCTACTCAGCACGACTCCGAGACGAGGTACGGGCTGCTGGAGTCGGTCGCGACCTATTGCCAGGAACGCCTGGCCGAAGCGGGCGAGGCGATGGCCGCCGCCGGCCGGCAACGTCGGTATTACCTGGAGCTCGCCGAACATGCCGAGGCGCACCTGCGCGACAACGAACAGTGCCGGTGGCTGCGCCGGCTCACCCTGGAGACAGCCAACCTACGCCTGGCCATCGACACAGCCATCACCGAGAACGCCGTCGACGACGCGCTCAGGCTGGTGAACGCGCTGGCATGGGGGTGGTATCTGCGGGGACGCAGACGCGAAGCCATCCGGACGCTGGGGCGGGTCCTCGACATGGACGCAACCGCCTCGGCAGCATTAACCGCGCGGGCCCGCAGCTGGTACGCCGGCCTGAACGCGCTGGACCGCGGCCAACGCAGCGAGCCCGCGGATGCCGTGCTCAAACTGTTCGACGACACCAGTGATCCCGAGGGTCGAGCGTACGCGCACTGGCTGCTCGGCTATGCCGAGTACGGATTCGGCAACCTCGCACTCAGCGAGCGACTCGCCGACGAAGCCCTCGCCAGCTTCGAACGCTCCGGTCACCGCTGGGGCACGGCGGCCTCGTTGGTGCTCAAGGCCGCCCAGGCCGTCTTCCACGGCGATCTCCCGGCCGTCTTACGCTACGGCGAGCAGGCTGCGGCGATCTTCACCCAACTCGGCGACGGGTGGGGCCGGCTGGAGGCCATCGATGTGCTAGGCACACACGCTGAGATCACCGGCGATTACGAGGCGGCCCAGGCGCTTTACGAGGAAGGCCGCGGCATCGCCGAATATCTGGAGATGTGGTCGGAGTACTCGAGCATGCTCTCTCGCATGGGACGCATCGCGCTCCTGCTCGGCGATTACGCCCGGGCTGACCACTTGCACCAGCAAGCAGCCGACCTGGCCGCGCGGCACGACGATCTACCGAACGAGGAAATGGCCGGCCTGGGGCTGGCACTCAGTGCCCGGCGGCAAGGCCACCTCGACACCGCCGAGCGGCACCTCCTTCGCTGGCTCGAGTGGAACCACCAGCTCGAAGCCCATTACGGAACGTCCCTCATACGTGCCGAGCTGGGCTTCGTGGCCGAGCTCCGCGGCGATGCCGAGGCTGCCCGGATCCATCACACGCAGAGTCTCGCCGGTGCCAGATCCACCGGCGACCCCCGGGCCGTCGCACTGGCACTGGAAGGCCTGGCTGGAGCTGCCTCCCTGGACGGTCACCACACCTGGGCCGCTCGGTTGCTGGGCGCATCCACCACGTTGCGTGAGCGGGTCGGAGCTCCCCTGCCCCCCGCCGAACGCACCGACGTCGATCGCATCACCGCTAGGGTCCGGCACTCGCTCGGCGAGCCAGTATTCTCGGAGGAGTTCGCGACGGGCACGGAACTCACCCCGGACGACCTCGTTTGA
- the murQ gene encoding N-acetylmuramic acid 6-phosphate etherase: protein MTTPLEQLMTEQVDEQYNSIDTASVAELAGIMNEADATVPAAVNAALGQIVPAVEGVVARLKAGGRLFYVGAGTAGRLGVLDASECPPTFNTAPGQVYGILAGGMEALVAAQEGAEDDEQAGAADVISHGVGSGDAVVGIASSGRTPYVLGALRAARDLGALTIALACNADSDIGLAADLPIEVLVGPEVVAGSTRLKAGTAQKMVLNMISTISMVQLGKTYGNLMVDMRATNEKLRERAIRMVRLVTDAGRDEALAALHAADMEVKPAILLIRSGVDVPEARARLQRAEGRLRLALEE, encoded by the coding sequence ATGACAACTCCGTTAGAGCAGCTGATGACCGAGCAGGTGGACGAGCAGTACAACAGCATCGACACCGCCTCGGTGGCGGAGCTGGCCGGGATCATGAACGAGGCGGACGCCACGGTGCCCGCGGCTGTGAATGCCGCGTTAGGACAGATCGTGCCAGCCGTCGAAGGTGTCGTGGCGCGGCTGAAGGCAGGCGGGCGGCTGTTCTACGTCGGCGCTGGAACCGCCGGCCGGCTCGGTGTGCTCGACGCGTCGGAGTGCCCTCCGACATTCAACACCGCGCCCGGCCAGGTTTACGGCATCCTGGCCGGCGGCATGGAAGCGCTCGTCGCCGCCCAGGAAGGCGCCGAGGACGACGAACAGGCCGGTGCCGCTGACGTCATCTCCCACGGCGTCGGGTCTGGTGACGCCGTCGTCGGCATCGCCTCGAGCGGACGGACTCCCTACGTGCTCGGCGCCTTGCGCGCGGCCAGGGATCTCGGTGCGCTGACGATCGCTCTCGCCTGCAATGCCGATAGCGACATCGGCCTGGCCGCGGACCTGCCGATCGAGGTGCTTGTCGGCCCCGAGGTGGTAGCGGGCTCCACCCGCCTGAAAGCCGGCACCGCGCAGAAGATGGTGCTCAACATGATCTCGACCATCTCCATGGTTCAGCTCGGCAAGACCTACGGCAACCTCATGGTGGACATGCGCGCCACCAACGAGAAGCTCAGGGAACGAGCTATCCGGATGGTGCGGCTCGTCACCGACGCCGGGCGCGACGAGGCGCTGGCCGCGCTGCACGCGGCCGACATGGAGGTAAAACCCGCCATCCTGCTGATTCGCAGCGGCGTCGACGTGCCAGAAGCGCGGGCGCGGTTGCAACGCGCCGAAGGCCGGTTGCGCCTCGCCCTCGAGGAGTAG
- a CDS encoding NAD(P)-dependent oxidoreductase: MNSLPKAPVTVLGLGPMGSALASTLVENGHPTTVWNRTASKAEPLVAMGATAAATVDEAVHASPLVIVNVIDYDAVDAILGPVAHELTGMTVVNLTNDSPDRARAMARWANDHGFDYLDGSIMTPTESIGRPEAVFLYSGSEELYEKHRDTLSTLGGTASYLGSDPGRAASFDVALLDIFWTGMTGVAHSFALARAEGITPTEFLPFAQGIVELVRDIAPEIAKHAELGEYPGDDSNLISTAAGLTHIIHAAQARNVDASVLRSVVGLVDQVIQAGHGGDSFSRMVEAFSR; the protein is encoded by the coding sequence ATGAACTCACTGCCGAAAGCCCCCGTCACCGTCCTCGGCCTCGGACCGATGGGCAGCGCCCTGGCCAGTACATTGGTCGAGAATGGGCACCCCACGACGGTCTGGAACCGGACCGCCAGCAAGGCCGAGCCTCTCGTGGCCATGGGCGCCACCGCAGCCGCCACCGTCGACGAGGCGGTGCACGCAAGCCCCCTGGTGATCGTTAACGTCATCGATTACGACGCCGTCGACGCCATTCTCGGCCCGGTGGCCCATGAGTTGACTGGCATGACGGTGGTCAATCTCACGAACGATTCGCCGGACCGGGCTCGCGCGATGGCGCGGTGGGCCAACGATCATGGGTTCGACTACCTCGACGGCTCGATCATGACGCCCACCGAATCGATCGGACGCCCGGAGGCCGTCTTCCTCTACAGCGGCTCGGAAGAGCTGTACGAGAAGCATCGGGACACGTTGTCCACTCTCGGTGGCACGGCGTCCTATCTGGGGAGTGACCCTGGACGAGCGGCGAGCTTCGACGTCGCGCTGCTCGACATCTTCTGGACCGGCATGACGGGAGTGGCGCACTCTTTCGCGCTGGCCCGGGCGGAAGGGATCACGCCGACCGAATTCCTGCCCTTCGCTCAGGGAATCGTCGAACTGGTGCGCGACATAGCCCCAGAGATCGCCAAACACGCCGAACTCGGCGAATATCCGGGCGACGACTCGAACCTCATTTCCACAGCGGCCGGATTGACGCACATCATCCACGCCGCGCAAGCGCGCAACGTCGACGCCAGCGTCCTGCGAAGCGTCGTAGGGCTCGTCGATCAGGTCATCCAGGCAGGTCACGGTGGAGACAGCTTCTCGCGGATGGTCGAAGCTTTCAGCCGCTGA
- a CDS encoding LLM class flavin-dependent oxidoreductase, with the protein MNSPTAASRSQTVANRTYADLSYAGPMRVGVMVMADAPMPQLMDRISRTEELGFDQLFLADHLAHPFAPGTTWFDYGSLLGAAAMRTERIRIGTMVSNPILRPPALLAREAVTVDHLSGGRLELGIGAGIIELDHHATGTEPWTVGERVGRFVEYAQIVDELLRADGDVYDFHGKWLRVSGLPTNPGPMQRPRPPIIVGGQAPTILRVAAERADIWNTIGRMDATVAENIELTREQNRRLDELTEEIGRDPKSLRRSVAIDPFTAPEGFEEQVERFAAVGFDEFFFTWPDDAHVGELERIAKTLPALRD; encoded by the coding sequence ATGAATAGCCCGACGGCTGCCAGTAGGAGCCAGACAGTTGCCAACCGGACGTACGCCGACCTCAGTTATGCCGGTCCGATGCGGGTGGGTGTCATGGTGATGGCCGACGCGCCGATGCCGCAGCTCATGGATCGGATCAGCAGGACCGAGGAGCTCGGCTTCGACCAGCTATTCCTGGCCGACCACCTGGCCCACCCGTTCGCGCCGGGCACCACCTGGTTCGACTACGGCAGCCTGCTGGGCGCCGCGGCCATGCGCACCGAGCGGATCCGGATCGGCACGATGGTGAGCAACCCGATCCTGCGGCCACCGGCGCTGCTGGCACGGGAGGCCGTCACTGTGGATCACCTCTCCGGTGGCCGGCTGGAGTTGGGCATCGGCGCAGGCATTATCGAACTAGATCACCACGCCACGGGCACCGAGCCGTGGACGGTCGGGGAGCGCGTCGGGCGTTTCGTGGAGTACGCCCAGATTGTCGATGAGTTGTTGCGTGCGGATGGTGACGTGTACGACTTCCACGGCAAGTGGCTCCGGGTGAGCGGCCTGCCGACGAATCCCGGACCGATGCAGCGCCCCCGGCCGCCGATCATCGTCGGCGGGCAGGCGCCCACCATCTTGCGGGTCGCGGCTGAGCGCGCGGACATCTGGAACACGATCGGCCGGATGGACGCGACGGTCGCGGAGAACATCGAGCTGACCCGGGAGCAGAACCGAAGGCTCGACGAGCTCACCGAAGAGATCGGGCGCGATCCGAAATCGTTGCGCCGCTCCGTCGCGATCGACCCGTTCACGGCCCCCGAAGGTTTCGAGGAGCAGGTGGAGCGCTTCGCGGCGGTCGGCTTCGACGAGTTCTTCTTCACCTGGCCCGACGACGCGCACGTGGGCGAGCTCGAACGCATCGCGAAGACCTTGCCGGCCCTGCGCGACTAA
- a CDS encoding MurR/RpiR family transcriptional regulator, whose product MTTHTPTTAPPPSPHNALVHIRAALPTLRPAEQRVAAAVIEDPAGVSESSISKLAEQCMTSEATVLRFCRAVGFRGYPDLRMALTRDVTLQEATSHHGPIDGTINATDDLRTIVAKITANDAQAIEDTVAALDLNTLELAVDAVTTARKIDIYGAGASGVVAEDLHQKLRRIGLFASGVSDPHVALTSASLLTTEDVAVAISHAGTTADTVDMLHVAKQNGATTIAVTNVPRSPLGGHADYVLMTAARETTFRSGAMASRIAQLAVVDCLFVGVAHRRYEETLAALDKTRSTLQTRRVQPRRRQ is encoded by the coding sequence ATGACCACCCACACGCCGACGACGGCACCGCCGCCGTCTCCACATAACGCGCTTGTGCACATCCGCGCCGCGCTGCCCACCTTGCGCCCGGCCGAGCAACGCGTGGCAGCGGCCGTCATCGAAGATCCTGCCGGCGTTTCCGAGAGTTCGATCAGTAAACTCGCTGAACAATGCATGACGTCCGAGGCGACGGTGCTCCGATTCTGCCGGGCCGTGGGCTTCCGGGGCTACCCGGATCTACGGATGGCCCTGACGCGTGATGTGACGCTTCAGGAAGCGACCTCACATCACGGCCCGATCGACGGCACTATCAACGCCACGGACGACCTCCGGACCATCGTGGCCAAGATCACCGCCAACGATGCCCAAGCGATCGAAGACACCGTCGCCGCACTCGATCTGAACACCCTCGAGCTGGCTGTGGACGCCGTGACCACCGCACGCAAGATCGACATCTACGGCGCCGGAGCCTCGGGCGTCGTCGCTGAAGACTTGCATCAGAAGCTGCGCCGCATCGGGCTGTTCGCCTCCGGTGTGTCCGACCCCCACGTCGCGCTCACTTCCGCATCGTTGCTCACCACCGAGGACGTCGCCGTCGCCATCTCGCATGCCGGAACCACGGCGGACACAGTCGACATGCTGCACGTCGCCAAACAGAACGGTGCCACCACCATCGCCGTCACCAACGTCCCCCGATCTCCGCTGGGCGGGCACGCCGACTACGTCCTCATGACGGCCGCGCGGGAGACCACATTCCGCTCCGGGGCGATGGCCAGCCGCATCGCCCAGCTCGCGGTGGTCGACTGCCTGTTCGTCGGCGTGGCACATCGCCGCTACGAGGAGACGCTCGCCGCCCTCGACAAGACCCGCAGCACGTTGCAGACCCGCAGGGTTCAGCCCCGCCGCCGCCAGTGA
- a CDS encoding anhydro-N-acetylmuramic acid kinase, giving the protein MSTRSGGEAGEPPPPAFLGLRASDRTPSNPPHPEPLTVLGMISGTSHDGIDVAVVDFTLDEGNVLHGTVRHTASPAYDAALRARLRSTLPPAEIRYADVCELDTLIGQAFAGAAASAAAAVGGVDLGCSHGQTVYHWVDRNRALGTLQIGQPAWIADRLGVPVISDVRIRDIVSGGQGAPLVSLLDLLLLAGLTGRAAALNLGGISNITVLQQAGRHAPVAYDVGPANALIDAAVLAADPDGPGYDVDGRIAATGTVRGDLLAELLGEPYYALTAPKTTGKELFHAGYLAEVLSRHPGIDATGADHADVVATLTALTARTVAAEVRSHNIDTLVVSGGGWLNPTLRAMLAAEMPEVALRSSAELGAPVGAKEAIAFALIGWHTWHGLPGSVPSCTGAGRASVLGTVTPGAGPLRLPAALQAAPSALVLDAGN; this is encoded by the coding sequence ATGAGTACCCGGTCCGGCGGAGAGGCAGGGGAACCCCCTCCGCCCGCGTTCCTCGGGCTACGCGCGTCCGACCGCACCCCGTCGAATCCCCCGCACCCGGAACCTCTGACTGTGCTCGGGATGATCTCCGGGACGAGTCATGACGGGATCGATGTCGCGGTGGTCGACTTCACCCTGGACGAGGGCAACGTGCTGCACGGAACCGTCCGGCATACGGCGAGTCCGGCTTACGACGCCGCGCTGCGCGCCCGGTTACGCAGCACACTGCCGCCGGCAGAGATTCGCTACGCCGACGTGTGCGAGCTGGACACGCTCATCGGGCAGGCGTTCGCTGGCGCCGCCGCCAGCGCGGCGGCCGCCGTCGGAGGGGTTGACCTCGGCTGTTCTCATGGGCAGACCGTCTATCACTGGGTGGATCGCAACCGGGCGCTCGGCACGCTGCAGATCGGGCAGCCGGCCTGGATCGCCGACCGGCTCGGCGTCCCGGTGATCTCCGACGTGCGCATCCGCGACATCGTCTCCGGCGGGCAGGGCGCGCCCCTGGTTTCGCTGCTGGACCTGCTTCTCCTGGCCGGGTTGACGGGGCGGGCCGCTGCGTTGAACTTGGGCGGGATATCGAACATCACCGTGCTACAGCAGGCCGGTCGCCACGCGCCGGTCGCCTACGACGTCGGCCCGGCGAACGCCCTGATCGATGCGGCCGTGCTGGCTGCTGATCCAGATGGGCCCGGGTATGACGTAGACGGACGGATCGCCGCCACCGGAACGGTTCGAGGCGATCTGCTCGCGGAGTTGCTGGGGGAGCCGTACTACGCACTCACCGCACCGAAGACTACGGGCAAGGAACTGTTCCACGCCGGTTACCTGGCCGAGGTGTTGTCCCGGCACCCGGGTATCGATGCGACCGGCGCCGATCATGCAGACGTCGTCGCGACGCTCACCGCCCTGACCGCCCGCACCGTGGCCGCCGAGGTCCGCTCGCACAACATCGACACGCTGGTGGTCTCCGGCGGAGGCTGGCTCAACCCGACGCTTCGCGCCATGCTGGCTGCCGAAATGCCGGAGGTGGCGCTCCGATCCTCGGCGGAGCTCGGAGCCCCCGTCGGCGCCAAGGAGGCGATCGCGTTCGCGCTGATCGGGTGGCACACGTGGCACGGACTCCCCGGGAGCGTGCCGTCGTGCACCGGCGCCGGCCGGGCTAGTGTGCTCGGCACCGTGACGCCCGGTGCCGGTCCGCTGCGACTGCCGGCAGCGCTCCAGGCCGCGCCGTCGGCCCTGGTACTCGACGCGGGCAACTGA
- a CDS encoding serine hydrolase domain-containing protein, with product MSRLRQLLEAGLRTDTSQHTHPRYPGAVALVMRNGELIEKAAVGDAVRYGPGPELLSPDEREAMTPDTVFDIASLSKLFTAATTLALSDEGLLTLDTPAASQFPEWADDIRGEITVRHLLTHTSGLPAVRRLWEIPTQAQRVAAVLQAPLTHTPGSHFEYSCVGYIALGLFLERLTGSRLPRLVEHAVLTPLGLADTSYRPHRGLVARTAATEYQPYVGRGMVRGEVHDENNWALGGTAGNAGLFSTAHDLARFGEMLRLGGEVDGARVLDPDTARAMITDQLPSRLKPGYRHGLGPRIGDRSFMGSLAAHGAIGHTGFTGTSLVVTPSLGTVTILLTNRVHPSREWSEISTIRQQVADLTLTEAGRT from the coding sequence ATGAGCAGACTGCGGCAGCTACTCGAGGCCGGCCTCCGCACAGACACTTCGCAACACACCCATCCGCGCTACCCGGGAGCCGTGGCGCTCGTGATGCGCAATGGCGAGCTTATCGAGAAAGCAGCCGTCGGGGACGCGGTCCGATACGGGCCCGGACCAGAACTGCTGTCGCCCGACGAGCGTGAGGCAATGACGCCGGACACGGTCTTCGACATCGCTTCGTTGAGCAAACTCTTCACCGCGGCGACCACGCTCGCACTCAGCGACGAGGGCCTGCTCACCCTCGACACGCCCGCGGCGTCGCAGTTTCCGGAATGGGCCGACGACATCCGCGGCGAGATCACGGTGCGGCACCTGCTCACGCACACGTCGGGCCTCCCAGCCGTGCGGCGGCTGTGGGAGATCCCCACCCAGGCCCAGCGCGTCGCCGCGGTTCTGCAAGCCCCACTCACACACACCCCGGGCAGCCACTTCGAGTACTCGTGCGTCGGATATATCGCCCTTGGACTTTTCCTCGAACGGCTCACCGGCAGCCGCCTGCCCCGTCTCGTGGAACATGCGGTGCTTACCCCCCTGGGCCTCGCCGATACGAGCTACCGCCCTCATCGTGGTCTGGTCGCCCGCACCGCCGCCACCGAGTATCAGCCCTATGTCGGCCGAGGCATGGTCCGCGGCGAGGTCCACGACGAGAACAACTGGGCGCTCGGCGGCACGGCGGGCAACGCCGGGCTCTTCAGCACCGCTCATGACCTCGCCCGATTCGGCGAGATGTTGCGGCTCGGCGGTGAGGTAGACGGCGCTCGTGTACTAGATCCCGACACCGCCCGGGCAATGATCACCGACCAGCTGCCCTCGCGGCTCAAGCCGGGCTACCGGCATGGTCTCGGCCCCCGCATCGGCGACAGGTCGTTCATGGGAAGCCTGGCCGCGCACGGCGCGATCGGGCACACTGGCTTCACCGGCACCTCGCTTGTGGTGACCCCCAGCCTGGGAACGGTGACGATCCTCCTCACCAACCGAGTCCATCCGTCTCGGGAATGGTCGGAGATCTCCACGATCCGGCAGCAAGTGGCCGATCTGACACTGACGGAGGCAGGCCGGACATGA
- a CDS encoding NAD(P)-dependent oxidoreductase codes for MKETTKKPVTVLGLGDMGAALANALLENGHPVTVWNRSQAKADPLVAKGAARGSTVADAISASPLVLVCLLDHASVHAVLDPAADGLAGRVLVNVTSGSPDEARELAGWAAGQNVKGFLDGGIMAIPSMIGGPGALVLYSGSRAAFEAHEETLGAMGAATFVGDDAGLAPLLDLAMLAGMYGMFGGFLQAMAFIGTERVEPEEFTTSLLIPWLQAMTGALPEMARQIAAGDYSSTGSSLAMQTSGVGFVAFSESLGVSGELMAPLERLMKQRVADGHGDDDLSSVVELIAKPSDR; via the coding sequence ATGAAAGAAACGACGAAGAAACCGGTGACCGTGCTGGGACTGGGCGATATGGGCGCGGCATTGGCGAACGCACTGCTGGAGAACGGCCACCCCGTCACGGTGTGGAATCGCTCGCAGGCCAAGGCGGATCCGCTCGTGGCCAAGGGCGCGGCGCGAGGCTCCACCGTGGCCGACGCGATCAGCGCCAGTCCGCTGGTGCTTGTCTGCCTGCTCGACCACGCCAGCGTGCACGCCGTGCTCGACCCAGCCGCTGACGGACTGGCTGGCCGGGTTCTGGTCAATGTCACCTCCGGGAGCCCGGACGAGGCCCGCGAGCTGGCCGGGTGGGCGGCCGGCCAGAACGTCAAGGGGTTCCTCGATGGGGGCATCATGGCGATTCCGTCCATGATCGGCGGACCGGGCGCTCTGGTCCTCTACAGCGGATCCCGGGCGGCCTTCGAGGCCCACGAAGAGACTCTGGGCGCGATGGGCGCTGCGACGTTCGTCGGTGACGACGCCGGACTCGCGCCGCTGCTGGATCTGGCCATGCTGGCCGGGATGTACGGCATGTTCGGTGGCTTCCTGCAGGCGATGGCCTTCATCGGGACAGAACGGGTCGAACCCGAGGAGTTCACGACCTCGTTGCTGATTCCGTGGCTCCAGGCGATGACCGGCGCGTTGCCGGAGATGGCTCGGCAAATCGCCGCTGGTGACTACTCGTCCACGGGTTCGAGCCTGGCTATGCAGACATCGGGCGTGGGTTTCGTCGCGTTCAGCGAGTCCCTCGGGGTCAGCGGCGAGCTCATGGCTCCGCTGGAGCGGCTGATGAAACAGCGGGTCGCCGACGGCCACGGTGACGACGATCTGTCCAGCGTCGTCGAGCTGATCGCCAAGCCGTCGGACCGATGA